A stretch of Helicobacter pylori oki112 DNA encodes these proteins:
- a CDS encoding adenine-specific DNA glycosylase — protein METLHNALLKWYEEFGRKGLPFRNLKGINAPYEVYISEVMSQQTQINTVIERFYSPFLEAFPTLKDLANAQLEEVLLLWRGLGYYSRAKNLKKSTEICVKEHNSQLPNDYQGLLKLPGIGAYTANAILCFGFREKSACVDANIKRVLLRLFGLDPNIHAKDLQIKANDFLNLNESFNHNQALIDLGALICSPKPKCAICPFNPYCLGKNHLEKHTLKKKQAIIQEERYLGVVVQNNQIALEKIEQKLYLGMHHFPDLKENLEYKLPFLGTIKHSHTKFKLNLNLYSAAIKDLKSPVRFYSLKDLETLPISSMTLKILNFLKQKNLFGG, from the coding sequence TTGGAAACTTTACACAACGCCCTTTTAAAATGGTATGAAGAATTTGGGCGCAAAGGTTTACCTTTTAGGAATTTAAAGGGCATTAACGCTCCTTATGAAGTCTATATCAGCGAAGTGATGAGCCAACAAACCCAAATCAACACGGTAATTGAGCGTTTTTATTCCCCTTTTTTAGAAGCTTTCCCCACTTTAAAAGACTTAGCGAACGCTCAATTAGAGGAGGTTTTATTGCTTTGGAGAGGGCTTGGCTATTATTCAAGGGCTAAAAATTTAAAAAAAAGCACTGAAATTTGCGTTAAAGAACATAACTCACAATTACCCAATGATTATCAAGGCCTATTGAAACTCCCAGGAATTGGTGCATACACGGCTAATGCGATCTTGTGTTTTGGCTTTAGAGAAAAGAGCGCATGCGTGGATGCTAATATTAAACGAGTGCTTTTAAGGCTTTTTGGTTTGGATCCTAATATCCACGCTAAAGACTTACAAATTAAGGCGAATGACTTTCTCAATCTTAATGAAAGCTTTAATCATAACCAAGCCCTAATTGATCTAGGGGCTTTAATCTGCTCCCCTAAACCCAAATGTGCGATTTGCCCTTTCAATCCTTATTGTTTAGGTAAAAACCACCTAGAAAAACACACGCTTAAGAAAAAACAAGCAATCATTCAAGAAGAGCGTTACTTGGGCGTTGTGGTCCAAAATAACCAAATCGCTTTAGAAAAAATAGAGCAAAAACTCTATTTGGGGATGCACCATTTCCCCGACTTAAAAGAAAATTTAGAATACAAACTCCCCTTTTTAGGCACCATCAAACACAGCCACACTAAATTCAAGCTCAATTTAAACCTCTATTCAGCTGCAATAAAGGATCTAAAAAGCCCCGTTCGTTTTTATAGCCTTAAAGACTTAGAAACTTTACCCATAAGCTCTATGACGCTTAAAATCTTGAATTTTTTAAAACAAAAAAATTTATTTGGGGGTTAA
- a CDS encoding (Fe-S)-binding protein, whose translation MKVNFFATCLGAAIYSNASLNAIKLLRKENLEVVFKKDQTCCGQPSYNSGYYEETKKVVLYNIKLYSNNDYPIILPSGSCTGMMRHDYLELFEGHAEFNMVKDFCSRVYELSEFLDKKLQVKYEDKGEPLKITWHSNCHALRVAKVIDSAKNLIRQLKNVELIELEKEEECCGFGGTFSVKEPEISAVMVKEKIKDIESRQVDVIVSADAGCLMNISTAMQKMGSLTKPMHFYDFLASRLGL comes from the coding sequence TTGAAAGTCAATTTCTTTGCTACTTGTCTAGGAGCAGCCATTTATAGCAACGCATCGCTTAACGCTATCAAATTACTCCGTAAGGAAAATTTGGAAGTGGTTTTTAAAAAAGACCAGACATGTTGTGGCCAGCCAAGCTATAACTCAGGATACTATGAAGAGACAAAAAAAGTCGTTTTATACAATATCAAACTTTATTCCAATAACGACTACCCTATTATTTTGCCTAGCGGTTCATGCACAGGAATGATGCGACATGATTATTTGGAATTGTTTGAAGGGCATGCGGAATTTAACATGGTTAAAGATTTTTGCTCTAGGGTGTATGAATTGAGCGAATTTTTGGATAAAAAATTGCAAGTCAAATATGAAGATAAAGGCGAACCCCTTAAAATCACATGGCATTCTAATTGCCATGCCTTAAGGGTGGCTAAAGTGATTGACTCGGCGAAAAACCTCATCAGACAGCTTAAAAATGTGGAACTCATTGAATTGGAAAAAGAAGAAGAATGCTGCGGGTTTGGGGGGACTTTTTCGGTCAAAGAGCCTGAAATTTCAGCGGTTATGGTCAAAGAAAAGATTAAAGACATAGAAAGCCGTCAAGTGGATGTGATTGTTTCAGCGGATGCTGGGTGTTTGATGAATATCAGCACCGCTATGCAAAAAATGGGCTCTCTAACAAAACCCATGCATTTTTACGACTTTTTAGCCTCAAGGCTTGGGCTTTAA
- a CDS encoding L-lactate permease, which produces MEFYQVYDPLGHIWLSALVALSPIALFFISLIVFKLKGYSAGFLSLLLSILIALFVYKMPAQMVSASFFYGFLYGLWPIAWIVIAAIFLYNLSVKSGYFEILKESILTLTPDHRILVILIGFCFGSFLEGAIGFGGPVAITAAILVGLGLNPLYAAGLCLIANTAPVAFGAVGIPITAMASVVGIPELEISQMVGRVLPIFSIGIPFFIVFLMDGFGGIRETFPAVAVTGFSFAIAQFLSSNYLGPQLPDIISALVSLIATTLFLKFWQPKRIFTSNGKEPTINTEKHHICKVVVAWMPFVLLTITIIIWTQPWFKALFKEGGALAFSSFAFEFNSISQKIFKTVPIVTEATNFPVVFKFPLILTTGTSIFVAALLSVFLLRVKISDAIGVFGATLKEMRLPILTIGVVLAFAYVANYSGMSATLALALADTGHVFTFFSPVVGWLGVFLTGSDTSSNLLFGSLQMLIATQLGLPEVLFLAANTSGGVVGKMISPQSIAIACAAVGLVGKESELFRFTVKYSIALAIIMGIVFTLIAYVFPFIIPIIPK; this is translated from the coding sequence ATGGAATTTTATCAAGTCTATGACCCATTAGGCCATATTTGGCTGAGTGCTTTAGTGGCGCTATCGCCTATTGCGCTCTTTTTTATTTCTCTTATTGTCTTTAAACTTAAAGGGTATAGCGCTGGGTTTTTAAGCTTATTGCTTTCAATCCTTATTGCGTTATTTGTGTATAAAATGCCCGCTCAAATGGTGAGCGCGAGTTTTTTCTATGGCTTTCTTTATGGCTTGTGGCCGATCGCTTGGATTGTGATCGCTGCGATTTTTCTTTACAACCTTTCAGTGAAATCCGGGTATTTTGAGATTTTAAAAGAAAGCATTTTAACCCTAACTCCGGATCATCGCATTTTAGTGATTTTGATTGGCTTTTGTTTTGGCTCGTTTTTAGAAGGAGCGATTGGTTTTGGAGGCCCGGTAGCGATCACAGCGGCGATTTTAGTCGGCCTTGGGCTAAACCCCTTATACGCTGCCGGATTGTGTCTGATCGCTAACACCGCTCCTGTAGCTTTTGGCGCGGTGGGTATCCCTATTACGGCAATGGCTAGCGTGGTGGGTATCCCTGAGTTAGAGATTTCTCAAATGGTGGGCAGAGTGTTACCCATTTTTTCCATTGGTATTCCTTTTTTCATCGTGTTCTTAATGGATGGTTTTGGAGGGATTAGAGAGACTTTTCCTGCAGTGGCTGTTACCGGGTTTAGTTTCGCTATCGCGCAATTTTTAAGCTCTAATTATCTAGGGCCACAGCTTCCGGATATTATTTCAGCTTTAGTGTCATTGATTGCTACCACTTTGTTTTTAAAATTCTGGCAACCCAAACGCATTTTCACCAGCAATGGCAAAGAACCCACGATAAACACAGAAAAACACCATATTTGTAAGGTGGTCGTGGCGTGGATGCCTTTTGTGTTGCTCACGATTACGATTATCATATGGACGCAACCCTGGTTTAAAGCGCTCTTTAAAGAAGGCGGGGCTTTGGCGTTTTCTAGCTTTGCGTTTGAATTTAATTCTATCAGTCAAAAGATTTTTAAAACCGTTCCCATTGTTACTGAAGCGACCAATTTTCCCGTCGTGTTCAAATTCCCCTTGATCCTAACGACAGGCACTTCCATTTTTGTAGCCGCTCTTTTAAGCGTGTTTTTGTTGCGCGTGAAAATCAGCGATGCGATAGGGGTGTTTGGGGCTACTTTAAAAGAAATGCGTTTGCCGATTTTAACCATTGGCGTGGTTTTAGCGTTTGCGTATGTGGCTAATTATAGCGGCATGAGCGCCACGCTCGCTTTAGCGTTAGCGGATACTGGGCATGTTTTCACTTTCTTTTCGCCTGTTGTAGGCTGGCTTGGGGTGTTTTTAACCGGAAGCGATACGAGTTCTAATCTTTTATTTGGCTCTTTGCAAATGCTCATCGCTACACAGCTTGGCTTGCCTGAAGTGCTTTTCTTAGCGGCAAACACTTCAGGGGGTGTTGTGGGTAAAATGATAAGCCCTCAAAGTATCGCTATCGCTTGCGCGGCGGTGGGGCTAGTGGGGAAAGAGAGCGAATTGTTCAGATTTACAGTAAAATACTCTATCGCTTTGGCAATCATTATGGGGATTGTCTTCACTCTTATTGCTTATGTCTTCCCCTTTATTATCCCCATCATTCCTAAATAA
- the ccoN gene encoding cytochrome-c oxidase, cbb3-type subunit I yields the protein MQENVPLSYDYSISKLFLYAMVAFGIIGMLIGIVLAFELSFPNLNYIAGEYGVFGRLRPLHTNAVIYGFTLGGIWASWYYIGQRVLKITYYQHPFLKIVGLLHFWLWIILLILGVISLFAGLTQSKEYAELMWPLDIIVVVAWVLWGVNMFGSMSVRRENTIYVSLWYYIATYVGIAVMYIFNNLSVPTYFVADMGSVWHSISMYSGSNDALIQWWWGHNAVAFVFTSGVIGTIYYFLPKESGQPIFSYKLTLFSFWSLMFVYIWAGGHHLIYSTVPDWVQTLSSVFSVVLILPSWGTAINMLLTMRGQWHQLKESPLIKFLVLASTFYMLSTLEGSIQAIKSVNALAHFTDWIIGHVHDGVLGWVGFTLIASMYHMTPRLFKREIYSGRIVDFQFWIMTLGIVLYFSSMWIAGITQGMMWRDVDQYGNLTYQFIDTVKVLIPYYNIRGVGGLMYFIGFIIFAYNIFMTITAGKKLEREPNYATPMSR from the coding sequence ATGCAAGAAAATGTGCCTTTGAGTTATGATTATTCCATTAGCAAATTGTTTCTTTATGCGATGGTTGCATTTGGGATAATAGGCATGTTAATAGGGATCGTGTTAGCCTTTGAATTGTCTTTCCCTAACTTGAATTACATTGCAGGGGAGTATGGCGTTTTTGGCCGCTTACGCCCTTTACACACGAATGCGGTGATCTATGGATTCACTCTTGGGGGGATTTGGGCGAGTTGGTATTATATCGGTCAAAGGGTGCTTAAAATCACTTATTACCAACACCCCTTTTTGAAAATTGTAGGGTTATTGCATTTTTGGCTTTGGATTATTCTTTTAATTCTAGGGGTCATTAGCTTGTTTGCTGGTCTTACTCAATCTAAAGAATACGCTGAATTGATGTGGCCTTTAGATATTATTGTGGTTGTGGCATGGGTGCTATGGGGGGTTAATATGTTTGGGAGCATGAGCGTTAGGAGAGAGAATACCATTTATGTGTCTTTATGGTATTACATCGCTACTTATGTGGGTATAGCGGTGATGTATATCTTCAATAACCTTTCTGTCCCCACTTATTTTGTCGCTGATATGGGGAGTGTTTGGCATTCTATTTCTATGTATTCAGGCAGTAATGATGCGCTCATTCAATGGTGGTGGGGGCATAATGCGGTCGCTTTTGTCTTTACGAGTGGGGTGATTGGCACGATTTATTATTTCTTGCCTAAAGAGAGCGGTCAGCCTATCTTTTCTTACAAACTCACTTTGTTTTCTTTCTGGAGCTTGATGTTTGTTTATATTTGGGCAGGCGGGCACCACTTGATTTATTCCACTGTGCCTGATTGGGTGCAAACCCTTTCTAGCGTGTTTTCAGTGGTGTTAATCTTGCCTTCGTGGGGGACAGCTATTAACATGCTTTTAACGATGCGAGGGCAATGGCACCAGCTCAAAGAAAGCCCTTTGATCAAATTCTTAGTTTTAGCTTCAACTTTCTACATGCTTTCCACTTTAGAAGGCTCTATTCAAGCTATCAAAAGCGTGAACGCCTTAGCGCATTTTACCGATTGGATCATTGGGCATGTGCATGACGGCGTGCTTGGTTGGGTAGGCTTCACTTTAATCGCGAGCATGTATCACATGACGCCTAGGCTTTTCAAAAGAGAGATTTATTCAGGCAGGATTGTGGATTTCCAATTTTGGATCATGACTTTAGGGATTGTGCTTTATTTTTCGTCCATGTGGATTGCAGGGATCACGCAAGGGATGATGTGGAGGGATGTGGATCAGTATGGGAATCTCACTTACCAATTCATTGACACGGTTAAGGTGTTAATCCCTTATTACAATATTAGAGGCGTTGGGGGTCTTATGTATTTTATTGGATTTATTATTTTTGCCTACAATATTTTTATGACAATCACAGCAGGCAAAAAATTAGAGCGTGAGCCCAATTACGCCACGCCTATGTCTCGATAG
- a CDS encoding L-lactate permease, with protein MLEFHQIYDPLGNIWLSALVALLPILLFFLSLMVFKLKGYTAAFLSVALSAIIAVLVYKMPVSMVGSSFLYGFLYGLWPIAWIIIAAIFLYKLSVKSGYFEILKESVQSITLDHRILVILIGFCFGSFLEGAIGFGGPIAITAAILVGLGLSPLYSAGLCLIANTAPVAFGAVGIPISAMASAVGVPAILISAMTGKILFFVSLLVPFFIVFLMDGFKGIKETFPAVFIAAFSFAGAQFLSSNYLGPELPGIISALVSLVATALFLKFWQPKVIFRSDGKAASFTKSNHHICKVYVAWSPFVILVLVIVLWIQPFFKALFEKDGLLAFSNFYFEFNNISNHIFKSPPFVEANQSVSFPVVFKFLLINTVGTSIFLAALISMLVLRVRASDALSVFGETLKEMRYPILTIGLVLSFAYVSNYSGISSTLALALTHTGLAFTFFSPLIGWVGVFLTGSDTSSNLLFGSLQQLTAQRLHLPEVLTLTANTVGGTLGKMISPQSIAIACAAVGLAGKESDLFKFTVKYSLIFVAIMGVVISTIAYLIPEVVPAIK; from the coding sequence GTGCTAGAATTTCATCAAATTTATGACCCTTTGGGTAATATTTGGCTGAGTGCTCTTGTAGCTTTATTGCCGATTTTGTTATTTTTCTTATCTTTAATGGTTTTTAAACTCAAAGGTTATACAGCGGCCTTTTTGAGCGTGGCCTTATCAGCCATTATTGCGGTTTTAGTGTATAAAATGCCTGTTAGCATGGTGGGTTCAAGCTTTCTTTATGGCTTCCTCTATGGCTTATGGCCGATCGCTTGGATCATTATTGCGGCGATTTTTTTATACAAACTCAGCGTTAAATCCGGCTATTTTGAAATTTTAAAAGAAAGCGTCCAGTCCATCACTTTAGATCACCGGATTTTAGTGATTTTGATTGGCTTTTGTTTTGGCTCGTTTTTAGAAGGGGCGATCGGCTTTGGAGGGCCTATTGCTATAACAGCGGCGATTTTAGTGGGCTTAGGGTTAAGCCCTTTGTATTCTGCCGGATTGTGCCTAATCGCTAATACCGCTCCTGTGGCTTTTGGCGCGGTGGGTATCCCTATAAGCGCGATGGCGAGCGCGGTAGGGGTGCCAGCGATTTTAATTTCAGCCATGACGGGTAAAATCCTCTTTTTTGTGAGCTTGTTAGTGCCGTTTTTCATTGTGTTTTTAATGGATGGCTTTAAGGGGATTAAAGAGACTTTTCCGGCCGTTTTTATCGCGGCTTTTTCTTTCGCTGGTGCGCAATTTTTAAGCTCTAATTATTTAGGGCCAGAATTGCCCGGTATTATTTCAGCCCTTGTTTCACTCGTTGCAACGGCGCTCTTTTTGAAATTCTGGCAGCCTAAAGTCATTTTTAGAAGCGACGGCAAAGCGGCCTCATTCACTAAGAGTAACCATCATATCTGTAAGGTTTATGTCGCTTGGTCTCCTTTTGTGATTTTGGTTTTAGTGATTGTGTTATGGATACAGCCTTTTTTTAAGGCTTTATTTGAAAAAGACGGCTTGTTAGCTTTTTCTAATTTTTATTTTGAATTCAATAACATCAGTAACCACATCTTTAAAAGCCCGCCTTTTGTAGAAGCCAATCAAAGCGTGAGTTTTCCGGTGGTGTTTAAATTTCTCTTAATCAACACGGTTGGCACTTCCATTTTTTTAGCCGCTCTCATTAGCATGCTCGTTTTAAGGGTGCGAGCGAGCGATGCGCTGAGCGTCTTTGGCGAGACTTTAAAAGAAATGCGCTATCCCATTCTTACCATTGGTTTAGTCTTAAGCTTTGCCTATGTGTCTAATTACAGCGGGATTTCTTCCACTCTAGCCTTAGCACTCACCCATACGGGTTTGGCTTTTACTTTTTTCTCGCCCTTGATCGGGTGGGTAGGCGTGTTTTTAACCGGGAGCGATACGAGCTCTAATCTTTTGTTTGGCTCTTTACAGCAACTCACCGCCCAACGATTGCACCTCCCTGAGGTTTTAACCCTAACGGCTAATACCGTTGGAGGCACTTTAGGAAAAATGATAAGCCCTCAAAGTATCGCTATCGCTTGTGCGGCGGTGGGGTTAGCCGGGAAAGAGAGCGATTTATTCAAATTCACGGTTAAATACTCCCTTATTTTTGTAGCGATCATGGGAGTTGTGATTAGCACGATTGCGTATTTGATCCCTGAAGTGGTGCCTGCGATAAAGTAG
- the ccoO gene encoding cytochrome-c oxidase, cbb3-type subunit II, which translates to MFSFLEKNPFFFTLAFIFVFAIAGLVEILPNFFKSARPIEGLRPYTVLETAGRQIYIQEGCYHCHSQLIRPFQAEVDRYGAYSLSGEYAYDRPFLWGSKRIGPDLHRVGDYRTTDWHEKHMFDPKSVVPHSIMPAYKHLFTKKSDFDTAYAEALTQKKVFGVPYDTENGVKLGSVEEAKKAYLEEAKKITADMKDKRVLDAIQRGEVLEIVALIAYLNSLGNSRINANQNAK; encoded by the coding sequence ATGTTTAGTTTTTTAGAGAAAAACCCGTTCTTTTTCACTCTTGCGTTTATTTTTGTGTTTGCGATCGCGGGCTTGGTGGAGATTTTGCCTAACTTCTTCAAATCCGCTCGCCCGATTGAAGGCTTACGGCCTTATACGGTTTTAGAGACAGCGGGGAGGCAAATTTATATCCAAGAAGGTTGTTATCATTGCCATTCCCAGCTTATTCGCCCTTTCCAAGCTGAGGTGGATCGATATGGCGCGTATAGTTTGAGTGGGGAATATGCGTATGATAGGCCATTTTTATGGGGTTCTAAAAGGATTGGCCCTGATTTGCACAGGGTGGGGGATTATCGCACAACCGATTGGCATGAAAAGCACATGTTTGATCCTAAAAGCGTTGTGCCGCACAGCATCATGCCCGCTTATAAGCATTTATTTACAAAAAAGAGCGATTTTGACACCGCCTATGCAGAAGCTTTGACGCAAAAAAAGGTTTTTGGCGTGCCTTATGACACCGAAAACGGCGTGAAATTAGGGAGCGTAGAAGAAGCGAAAAAAGCCTATTTAGAAGAAGCTAAAAAAATCACAGCCGACATGAAAGACAAGAGGGTGCTAGACGCCATTCAAAGAGGTGAAGTGTTAGAAATTGTGGCTTTGATCGCTTATTTGAATAGCTTGGGTAATTCCAGGATCAACGCTAATCAAAACGCTAAATAA
- a CDS encoding LutB/LldF family L-lactate oxidation iron-sulfur protein has product MEKYHSDQEYEEIITDQLGDMQLRENLRSAMDTLRANRKNLIKNRYSEWENLRELGKEVKLKILSRLDEYLELFEKNATQNGFKIHYAKDGDEANEIIYNLAKEKNIKRILKQKSMASEEIGLNHYLKEKGIQAQETDLGELIIQLINEHPVHIVVPAIHKNRKQIGKIFEEKLNAAYEEEPEKLNAIARKHMRKEFESFKMGISGVNFAIANEGAIWLVENEGNGRMSTTACDVHVAICGIEKLVESFDDAAILNNLLAPSAVGVPITCYQNIITGPRKEGDLDGPKEAHIILLDNNRSNILADEKYYRALSCIRCGTCLNHCPVYDKIGGHAYLSTYPGPIGVVVSPQLFGLNNYGHIPNLCSLCGRCTEVCPVEIPLAELIRDLRSDKVGEGRGVIKGAKSTQHSGMEKFSMKMFAKMASDGAKWRFQLKMAQFFSPLGKLLAPILPLVKEWASVRTLPNMDTSLHAKVQHLEGVIYE; this is encoded by the coding sequence ATGGAAAAATATCATAGCGACCAAGAATACGAAGAAATCATCACCGACCAATTAGGCGATATGCAATTAAGGGAAAATTTGCGTTCTGCAATGGATACCTTACGGGCTAATCGTAAGAATCTGATTAAAAATCGTTACAGCGAGTGGGAAAATTTAAGGGAATTAGGCAAAGAAGTCAAGCTTAAGATTTTATCTAGGCTTGATGAGTATTTGGAATTGTTTGAAAAAAACGCCACTCAAAACGGCTTTAAAATACATTACGCTAAAGACGGCGATGAAGCTAATGAAATCATTTACAACCTCGCTAAAGAAAAGAATATCAAGCGCATTTTAAAGCAAAAATCCATGGCAAGCGAAGAAATTGGCTTGAACCATTACTTGAAAGAAAAGGGCATTCAAGCGCAAGAAACGGATTTGGGCGAATTGATTATCCAACTCATCAATGAACACCCTGTGCATATTGTCGTGCCGGCTATCCATAAAAACCGCAAGCAAATCGGTAAGATTTTTGAAGAAAAACTCAACGCCGCTTATGAAGAAGAGCCTGAAAAGCTTAATGCGATCGCCAGAAAACACATGCGCAAAGAATTTGAAAGCTTTAAAATGGGGATCAGTGGGGTTAATTTTGCTATTGCTAATGAGGGAGCGATCTGGTTAGTGGAAAATGAAGGCAATGGCAGAATGAGCACCACCGCATGCGATGTGCATGTCGCAATTTGTGGGATTGAAAAATTAGTAGAAAGCTTTGATGATGCGGCGATTTTAAACAATTTGCTCGCCCCAAGCGCGGTGGGTGTGCCTATCACTTGCTATCAAAACATTATCACAGGCCCCAGAAAAGAGGGCGATTTAGACGGCCCTAAAGAAGCCCACATCATTTTATTAGACAACAACCGCTCCAATATTTTGGCTGATGAAAAGTATTACCGCGCTCTTTCATGCATTCGTTGCGGGACTTGTTTGAACCACTGCCCTGTGTATGATAAAATCGGTGGGCATGCCTATCTTTCTACTTATCCTGGCCCTATAGGCGTGGTGGTATCCCCCCAACTCTTTGGCCTGAATAATTACGGGCATATCCCTAATTTGTGCAGTCTTTGCGGGCGTTGCACTGAAGTTTGCCCCGTAGAAATCCCTTTAGCCGAACTCATTAGAGATTTACGATCGGATAAAGTGGGCGAGGGCAGGGGCGTAATTAAGGGGGCTAAAAGCACCCAACACAGCGGGATGGAAAAATTCTCTATGAAAATGTTTGCCAAAATGGCAAGCGATGGGGCTAAGTGGCGTTTCCAATTGAAAATGGCTCAATTTTTCTCGCCTTTAGGCAAGCTTTTAGCCCCCATACTGCCTTTAGTCAAAGAGTGGGCGAGCGTTAGGACCTTACCCAATATGGACACAAGCTTGCATGCAAAAGTCCAGCACTTAGAAGGGGTGATTTATGAGTAA
- a CDS encoding LutC/YkgG family protein — translation MSKELILKRIKEARAKHAIQGANPIYRNIIKVEFEDLMEEYKHFQVLNKAEVIESAKENLEQAILKALENFQSKKVLHSTDLDLNFEAFKDFALQPYDKEIEAMREELFEIDTALLHGVCGISSLGMIGAVSSHASPRLLSLITLNCIILLKKESIVRNLSEGMQALKNQSQNGVLPTNMLLIGGPSRTADIELKTVFGVHGPQKVAIILY, via the coding sequence ATGAGTAAAGAGCTTATTTTAAAGCGCATTAAAGAAGCCAGAGCCAAGCATGCTATTCAAGGAGCAAACCCTATTTATAGAAATATCATTAAAGTGGAGTTTGAAGACTTAATGGAAGAATACAAGCATTTCCAGGTGTTGAATAAGGCTGAAGTCATTGAAAGCGCTAAAGAAAATTTAGAGCAAGCAATCTTAAAGGCTTTAGAAAATTTTCAAAGCAAAAAAGTCTTACACTCTACGGATTTGGATTTGAATTTTGAAGCGTTTAAGGATTTTGCTTTACAGCCTTATGATAAAGAAATTGAAGCGATGCGTGAAGAGTTGTTTGAGATTGATACGGCTTTATTGCATGGGGTTTGTGGGATTTCAAGCTTGGGCATGATCGGAGCGGTTTCTTCGCATGCAAGCCCACGATTGCTTTCACTCATCACCCTTAATTGCATTATCTTATTAAAAAAAGAATCCATTGTGCGCAATTTGAGCGAAGGCATGCAAGCTTTAAAAAACCAAAGCCAAAACGGCGTCTTACCCACAAACATGCTCCTTATTGGCGGGCCTAGCCGGACAGCCGATATTGAATTAAAAACCGTTTTTGGGGTGCATGGGCCTCAAAAAGTCGCTATCATTCTCTACTAA
- a CDS encoding DASS family sodium-coupled anion symporter, which produces MTKQTLIILAPFFIATLLYFLGAPDGLNPNAWLYFCIFMGMIIGLVLEPVPSGLIALSALVLCIALKIGASDEVASANKAISWGLSGYANKTVWLVFVAFILGLGYEKSLLGKRIALLLIRFLGQTPLGLGYAISLSELCLAPFIPSNSARSGGILYPIVSSIPPLIGSAPNNNPDKIGAYLMWVALASTCITSSMFLTALAPNPLAMEIAAKMGVNEISWFSWFLAFLPCGVVLILLVPLLAYKICKPTLKGSKEVILWAKKELEGMGRFSLKEILMLSLTLLALLGWIFGKPLGLHASATALIVMVLMVFCKIVSYEDIIKNKSAFNIFLLLGSLLTMAGGLKNVGFLNFIGNAAQNFLEHAHLDPLIAVLFIVALFYLSHYFFASITAHVSALFALFVGIGSHLQGVNLQELSLFLMLSLGIMGILTPYGTGPSTIYYGSGYIPSKDFWKWGFIFGFLYLIVFLSVCTPWVKFIAYRWL; this is translated from the coding sequence ATGACTAAACAAACCCTCATCATTCTTGCCCCTTTTTTTATCGCAACGCTGTTGTATTTTTTAGGCGCACCGGATGGGCTAAACCCTAACGCATGGCTTTATTTTTGTATTTTCATGGGCATGATTATAGGGCTAGTTTTAGAGCCGGTGCCATCAGGTTTGATAGCGTTGAGCGCGTTAGTGCTGTGTATAGCGTTAAAAATTGGAGCGAGCGATGAGGTAGCGAGCGCTAATAAGGCTATTTCATGGGGTTTGAGCGGGTATGCGAATAAAACGGTGTGGCTTGTGTTTGTCGCTTTTATTTTGGGTTTAGGGTATGAAAAAAGCTTGTTAGGGAAACGGATCGCTCTTTTATTGATTAGGTTTTTAGGGCAAACCCCTTTAGGTTTAGGCTATGCGATCAGCTTGAGCGAATTGTGTCTAGCCCCCTTTATCCCTAGCAACTCCGCTAGAAGTGGGGGTATACTCTATCCAATCGTTTCATCTATCCCGCCTTTAATTGGTTCTGCTCCCAATAATAACCCTGACAAAATCGGCGCATATTTGATGTGGGTCGCTTTGGCTTCAACTTGCATCACTTCGTCCATGTTTTTAACCGCGCTCGCTCCTAACCCCCTAGCAATGGAAATCGCTGCCAAAATGGGCGTGAATGAAATCTCATGGTTTTCGTGGTTTTTAGCGTTCTTGCCTTGTGGGGTGGTTTTGATCCTGCTTGTGCCTTTATTAGCGTATAAAATCTGCAAACCCACCTTAAAAGGCTCAAAAGAAGTGATTTTGTGGGCCAAAAAAGAATTAGAGGGCATGGGGAGGTTTTCTTTAAAAGAAATTTTAATGCTCAGCCTCACTTTATTGGCTTTATTGGGTTGGATTTTTGGCAAACCTTTAGGCTTGCATGCGAGCGCGACGGCTTTGATTGTCATGGTTTTAATGGTGTTTTGTAAGATTGTAAGCTATGAAGACATCATTAAAAACAAGAGCGCGTTCAATATTTTTTTATTGCTTGGATCGCTGCTCACGATGGCTGGCGGGCTTAAAAATGTAGGGTTTTTAAATTTTATCGGCAATGCGGCTCAAAATTTTTTAGAGCATGCTCACTTGGATCCGTTAATAGCGGTATTGTTTATTGTAGCTCTCTTTTATCTGTCGCATTATTTTTTCGCAAGCATCACCGCTCATGTGAGCGCGTTATTCGCGCTTTTTGTAGGGATTGGTTCGCACCTTCAAGGGGTCAATTTGCAAGAATTGAGCTTGTTTTTAATGCTTTCTTTAGGGATTATGGGGATTTTAACGCCCTATGGCACAGGCCCATCCACCATTTATTACGGGAGCGGGTATATTCCAAGCAAGGATTTTTGGAAATGGGGGTTTATTTTTGGCTTTTTGTATTTAATCGTGTTTTTAAGCGTGTGCACACCTTGGGTCAAATTCATCGCTTACAGGTGGTTGTAG